A section of the Piliocolobus tephrosceles isolate RC106 chromosome 14, ASM277652v3, whole genome shotgun sequence genome encodes:
- the RPL12 gene encoding 60S ribosomal protein L12 isoform X2, whose product MPPKFDPNEIKVVYLRCTGGEVGATSALAPKIGPLGLSPKKVGDDIAKATGDWKGLRITVKLTIQNRQAQIEVVPSASALIIKALKEPPRDRKKQKNIKHSGNITFDEIINIARQMRHRSLARELSGTIKEILGTAQSVGCNVDGRHPHDIIDDINSGAVECPAS is encoded by the exons ATGCCGCCGAAGTTCGACCCCAACGAGATCAAAGTCG TATACCTGAGGTGCACCGGAGGTGAAGTCGGTGCCACTTCTGCGCTGGCCCCCAAGATCGGCCCTCTGGGTCTG TCTCCGAAAAAGGTTGGTGATGACATTGCCAAGGCAACGGGTGACTGGAAGGGCCTGAGGATTACAGTGAAACTGACCATTCAGAACAGACAGGCCCAG ATTGAGGTGGtgccttctgcctctgccctgaTCATCAAAGCCCTCAAGGAACcaccaagagacagaaagaaacagaaaaaca TTAAACACAGTGGGAATATCACTTTTGATGAGATCATCAACATTGCTCGACAGATGCGGCACCGATCCTTAGCCAGAGAACTGTCTG GAACCATTAAAGAGATCCTGGGGACTGCCCAGTCCGTGGGCTGTAATGTTGATGGCCGCCACCCTCATGACATCATAGATGACATCAACAGTGGTGCTGTGGAATGCCCAGCC AGTTAA
- the RPL12 gene encoding 60S ribosomal protein L12 isoform X1, with amino-acid sequence MPPKFDPNEIKVVYLRCTGGEVGATSALAPKIGPLGLSPKKVGDDIAKATGDWKGLRITVKLTIQNRQAQIEVVPSASALIIKALKEPPRDRKKQKNIKHSGNITFDEIINIARQMRHRSLARELSGTIKEILGTAQSVGCNVDGRHPHDIIDDINSGAVECPAVSDFFASFSIVTIGAKGGPPNVFTEIS; translated from the exons ATGCCGCCGAAGTTCGACCCCAACGAGATCAAAGTCG TATACCTGAGGTGCACCGGAGGTGAAGTCGGTGCCACTTCTGCGCTGGCCCCCAAGATCGGCCCTCTGGGTCTG TCTCCGAAAAAGGTTGGTGATGACATTGCCAAGGCAACGGGTGACTGGAAGGGCCTGAGGATTACAGTGAAACTGACCATTCAGAACAGACAGGCCCAG ATTGAGGTGGtgccttctgcctctgccctgaTCATCAAAGCCCTCAAGGAACcaccaagagacagaaagaaacagaaaaaca TTAAACACAGTGGGAATATCACTTTTGATGAGATCATCAACATTGCTCGACAGATGCGGCACCGATCCTTAGCCAGAGAACTGTCTG GAACCATTAAAGAGATCCTGGGGACTGCCCAGTCCGTGGGCTGTAATGTTGATGGCCGCCACCCTCATGACATCATAGATGACATCAACAGTGGTGCTGTGGAATGCCCAGCCGTAAGTGacttttttgcttcattttccaTTGTTACAATAGGGGCAAAAGGGGGGCCACCCAATGTATTCACAGAGATAAGCTGA
- the ZNF79 gene encoding zinc finger protein 79 isoform X1, protein MDTLLPSPDPALPQEENTGEEAMAAGFLTAGPPGSTFFSSVTVAFAQEGWRCLVSTPRERYKEGVPEKSRNLVLLGLPVSQPGMNSQLEQREGTWMLEGEDLRSPSPGWKIVSESPPEQALSEESFQDPHVEMPPGDSDHRTSELEKSFSLRPVLSPQQRVPMEARPRKRETHTKSFKNSGIMKPHRAKPYACNECGKAFSYCSSLSQHQKSHTGEKPYECSECGKAFSQSSSLIQHQRIHTGEKPYKCGECGRAFSQNANLTKHQRTHTGEKPYRCSECEKAFSDCSALVQHQRIHTGEKPYECSDCGKAFRHSANLTNHQRTHTGEKPYKCSECGKAFSYCAAFIQHQRIHTGEKPYRCAACGKAFSQSANLTNHQRTHTGEKPYKCSECGKAFSQSTNLIIHQKTHTGEKPYKCNECGKFFSESSALIRHHIIHTGEKPYECNECGKAFNQSSSLSQHQRIHTGVKPYECSECGKAFRCSSAFIRHQRLHAGE, encoded by the exons ATGGATACTT taCTGCCTTCCCCAGACCCTGCCCTTCCCCAAGAGGAAAACACAGGAGAGGAAGCAATGGCTGCTGGTTTCCTCACAGCTGGGCCCCCG GGATCCACATTCTTCAGCAGTGTGACAGTAGCTTTTGCACAAGAAGGGTGGAGGTGCCTCGTGTCTACTCCAAGGGAGAGGTATAAGGAGGGGGTACCAGAAAAGTCCAGGAACCTTGTCCTACTAG GACTTCCAGTTTCCCAGCCTGGCATGAACTCCCAGTTGGAACAAAGGGAAGGCACATGGATGCTGGAGGGCGAAGACCTGCGAAGTCCCTCTCCAG gctggaagaTTGTGTCTGAATCACCACCAGAGCAAGCCCTTTCTGAAGAATCATTCCAAGACCCCCATGTAGAGATGCCCCCTGGGGATTCAGACCATAGGACCAGTGAGCTTGAGAAGAGCTTCAGCCTGAGACCAGTCCTCTCTCCACAACAGAGAGTGCCCATGGAAGCGAGACCTCGCAAACGTGAGACGCACACCAAGAGCTTCAAGAACTCCGGAATCATGAAACCTCACAGAGCGAAACCGTATgcatgtaatgaatgtggcaaagccttcagTTACTGTTCTTCCCTTTCTCAGCATCAGAAGagccacactggagagaagccctatgaGTGCAGTgagtgtgggaaggccttcagCCAGAGCTCATCTCTCATTCAGCACCAGAggattcacactggagagaaaccttacaagtgcgGTGAATGTGGAAGAGCCTTCAGCCAGAACGCTAACCTCACCAAACACCAGCGAACTCACACCGGAGAAAAGCCCTACAGATGCAGCGAGTGTGAGAAAGCCTTCAGTGACTGCTCAGCTCTTGTTcagcatcagagaattcataccgGAGAGAAGCCCTACGAATGCAGCGACTGTGGGAAGGCCTTCCGTCACAGTGCAAACCTCACGAACCACCAGAGGACTCACACAGGGGAAAAGCCCTACAAGTGCAGTGAGTGCGGGAAGGCCTTCAGTTATTGCGCAGCGTTCATTCAGCACCAGAGGATTCACACCGGGGAGAAGCCCTACAGATGTGCTGCGTGTGGGAAGGCCTTCAGCCAGAGCGCAAACCTCACAAACCATCAGAGGACTCACACCGGGGAGAAACCCTACAAGTGCAGCgagtgtgggaaggccttcagCCAGAGTACGAATCTCATAATCCACCAAAAGACCCACACCGGGGAGAAGCCatacaaatgtaatgaatgtgggaaattcTTCAGTGAGAGCTCAGCCCTCATTCGACATCACATAATCCACACCGGAGAAAAACCTTATGAGTGTAACGAGTGTGGTAAAGCGTTTAACCAGAGCTCATCCCTTAGTCAGCATCAGAGAATCCACACAGGCGTGAAACCCTATGAATGCAGCGAGTGTGGGAAGGCCTTCCGGTGCAGCTCTGCCTTCATTAGACATCAGAGACTCCACGCCGGAGAGTAA
- the ZNF79 gene encoding zinc finger protein 79 isoform X2, producing MNSQLEQREGTWMLEGEDLRSPSPGWKIVSESPPEQALSEESFQDPHVEMPPGDSDHRTSELEKSFSLRPVLSPQQRVPMEARPRKRETHTKSFKNSGIMKPHRAKPYACNECGKAFSYCSSLSQHQKSHTGEKPYECSECGKAFSQSSSLIQHQRIHTGEKPYKCGECGRAFSQNANLTKHQRTHTGEKPYRCSECEKAFSDCSALVQHQRIHTGEKPYECSDCGKAFRHSANLTNHQRTHTGEKPYKCSECGKAFSYCAAFIQHQRIHTGEKPYRCAACGKAFSQSANLTNHQRTHTGEKPYKCSECGKAFSQSTNLIIHQKTHTGEKPYKCNECGKFFSESSALIRHHIIHTGEKPYECNECGKAFNQSSSLSQHQRIHTGVKPYECSECGKAFRCSSAFIRHQRLHAGE from the exons ATGAACTCCCAGTTGGAACAAAGGGAAGGCACATGGATGCTGGAGGGCGAAGACCTGCGAAGTCCCTCTCCAG gctggaagaTTGTGTCTGAATCACCACCAGAGCAAGCCCTTTCTGAAGAATCATTCCAAGACCCCCATGTAGAGATGCCCCCTGGGGATTCAGACCATAGGACCAGTGAGCTTGAGAAGAGCTTCAGCCTGAGACCAGTCCTCTCTCCACAACAGAGAGTGCCCATGGAAGCGAGACCTCGCAAACGTGAGACGCACACCAAGAGCTTCAAGAACTCCGGAATCATGAAACCTCACAGAGCGAAACCGTATgcatgtaatgaatgtggcaaagccttcagTTACTGTTCTTCCCTTTCTCAGCATCAGAAGagccacactggagagaagccctatgaGTGCAGTgagtgtgggaaggccttcagCCAGAGCTCATCTCTCATTCAGCACCAGAggattcacactggagagaaaccttacaagtgcgGTGAATGTGGAAGAGCCTTCAGCCAGAACGCTAACCTCACCAAACACCAGCGAACTCACACCGGAGAAAAGCCCTACAGATGCAGCGAGTGTGAGAAAGCCTTCAGTGACTGCTCAGCTCTTGTTcagcatcagagaattcataccgGAGAGAAGCCCTACGAATGCAGCGACTGTGGGAAGGCCTTCCGTCACAGTGCAAACCTCACGAACCACCAGAGGACTCACACAGGGGAAAAGCCCTACAAGTGCAGTGAGTGCGGGAAGGCCTTCAGTTATTGCGCAGCGTTCATTCAGCACCAGAGGATTCACACCGGGGAGAAGCCCTACAGATGTGCTGCGTGTGGGAAGGCCTTCAGCCAGAGCGCAAACCTCACAAACCATCAGAGGACTCACACCGGGGAGAAACCCTACAAGTGCAGCgagtgtgggaaggccttcagCCAGAGTACGAATCTCATAATCCACCAAAAGACCCACACCGGGGAGAAGCCatacaaatgtaatgaatgtgggaaattcTTCAGTGAGAGCTCAGCCCTCATTCGACATCACATAATCCACACCGGAGAAAAACCTTATGAGTGTAACGAGTGTGGTAAAGCGTTTAACCAGAGCTCATCCCTTAGTCAGCATCAGAGAATCCACACAGGCGTGAAACCCTATGAATGCAGCGAGTGTGGGAAGGCCTTCCGGTGCAGCTCTGCCTTCATTAGACATCAGAGACTCCACGCCGGAGAGTAA